ctcgtttcgtaattatttcggattgttctcgttttttgaaacgagtattgaaacgttttccctgggtgcaactggcaatgtaatttgaaccatcgttggcccattctctaattgtttcttaaaaaaaatttttcgttaatttttttccttccaaaattttttaaaaaatatttttttaattattttttatttttattttttgtttctgcaatctaacatgaatgggagcctagcgcagcctaaaatggccaaTCAGAGtattccacgatggctgccaaaggtgggggctagcgtcctccgtgtccacgtgatctctataaaaatccccaaccgcagctgacccaagccattctgggttgggatactgaggagagagggtgtttggcgcgcgctgggaagctgctgcttgcttgtttgggggagagagggctaactgggggtagagtgtttctgttgttgctggtttgatattgtgtttttttggggggaaattggctgggggcttggggcagagtccttgctgtggctggctttagggaacttttttttttccaaaggacgtctgcgtccctgctagtgctgagcttggggtgctttccatctactcctgagggagaccttttgcctttctgttttcttttttggaatttagcaatcaccacatcagcccttctttgcaatcctgaaaggggggggggacttgaaaataatagtttccaaaggacgtctgcgttcctgcaagtgcattgcttccctcccgctccgtttgtaatcccaagcccccgggctgagtgttattgcagcaatcacaaagacacacattgttttcaaacctaaagggtacattggaagaaatagtttccaaaggacatggggcacccgccaaggcattgcttccctcacgctccatttctattcccaagccttgggctgagttttatttctgcaatcacaaagtcagacattgatttgattcaatagagggtccacagcaatttatagtttccaaaggacgttgccaatcctgtcaaggcattgcttggtgtgtgctgcatttctaatccaaagtctacacaagtagaagaggaacttttacagtgataagaacccaattgaacaggaaataagactttcaaaccaggaacaggtttcttcaaatattgaaaaatagtgtattataaaaagttatgaaaactcgccaaaaatcataggagacaggaaacattctgcaatttgttgagcaaagagtgtggaatgtgttctcccactgtaccaaatttgatgagaatagctcaagaaatgagggtgggagacccccagaaaagtccccccccccggtttcctgttttttggcgatggcgcatgcgcgtccgccattttagaaacattacgaatttttagaaatatccgaaaattttgggtgaaaaattaagaaataatttctatatcgaagagccggcaccccctactttagaaacgagaactgaaacattttttcaatcgatcggacaagcctaataaataGATCTTCAGATCTGTTTTgtgttgttggggagctcctccatccccctcaggctgggggggcacctgacaacTCGGTGTAGCGGGTTCGCTCactattttgcagacaaagtcgctcagattcattCCGACTTAGATGCCGGCTTTGGTGCAATGCCaggggaggtaaccgaggcatctgtctgttcgagcttgtgggattcatttcagcttgtgcagcctgatgacgtggacaagatccttggagcggtgagggtgaccacctgtgcccttgacccttgcccatcctggctcttaaaacaggccagtggtgggttagtagagtggtttgtgaggataattaaCGCCTCTCTTGAGCAGGGAAAATTTCCATCTTGCCTAAAACAAGCTATAGTGAGGCCAGTCTTGAAGAAGGCCTTCTTGGATTCGACCAACCTAAGCAATTACAGACCagtctctaaccttccttttttgggcaaggtcttggagcaggTGGtcacttctcagctccagggattcttggaagatactgattttctgggcCACTCTGgaccagtctggcttcagacctggttacagtaccgagacggctttggtcgccttggtggatgacctccacagagaactggacagggtgtgatgcctcatgggccttgtagtcctgttcctggtactatcgtggcagatgaagaggaaaacatggggttttcgccggttcaacaagagccagagtcccttcacctgccggatgttgatgtttgccctcaagaattcagtaaaccaggccttgggcagtactcccctccgtttcccaggaaggaatcttattctagagacagaggagttaggaGTTCTTCTAATCGGAGAAgcttaagaatcgctgccaaacaactggctgaataggtctgcttcccttgggaaattctaaggagtaatgcacctggacagagtgggtttcgcttctcgttctctagggaaagagattgttggcgggaaaacgagacccaatataggggtttggcgcaagagattctttgcggagtcaattgatcagcttcaggagagagatcgtgtgtggacttcgtaaccccagttccttgcttcccggatcaagttttcgagccttgccttgccttgcagtttaaccacggaccctgttccacgcttcacgttttgccttgtttctagtcacggacctagtcaagaatcaagtttatttccagccttgttgtcaagcttcattggacttctaagactctgacatttccccacactattgcttggcaagagtgtgtgtttcggccaagtggattaaaactttgaactctaatatcatttattggacaatacattcttggactatatttgacctcttttgaaaggtctgtttctgaactatattcttcacttgtttttattgcttttatatatttctttaataaagatattagatagagactggcctccgtgtaaggttattggtgcccagcagccagggttctgacacagggggagtgtgaccctgctggttctcttggatatctcagcggctttcgataccatcgaccatggtatccttctgggacggctctccgggatgggccttgggggtactgctctgcagtggcttcagtccttcctggagggttgctctcagttggtgaagctgggggactcctgctcggacccctggccattgacctgtggggtcccgcaaggttctattttgtcccccatgctctttaacatctacatgaaaccgttgggtgaGATCATCTCCAGGGTCGCAACAACCGTTGGGTGAGGGGCCGACCGAGGGCAAGATGAGTGGATAgcatccttgaaggaactgactccaccttgaaggaggtgCGTGTGGcctcggccgacagggagctctggcctgagctggtccaggaggtcaccaagagtcggaagggaccaaatgaagaaacaacaacaaaatagtataataatagaatagaaaaataaagaatataagaatatagaataatcctataataatagaatttaataatataaacatattaacagaataataataataataataataataataataataataataataataataaaagtgttaAGAAACAAAAGGGTTCCTGTTGTTTTGGTGGAATCAGAAACAAACACACTAGCAGAACAGTGacctacatagacacacaactgaactaacaaacagacagggatacgtgcctaaaagcctcattctatctgttaatttttatctttcaTTATTCTACTCACTTTAGATAATATCATATAACACTTCTATTTGTTATAACACTCTTCCAATTAATACCTATTACAACTGACATTTGCCCACGTTGTTGTTGTCAGTTTGTTCGTTGTGGCCAATTTGCAGGTCTTCATAAGCCAGTgtttttgctttggaataaaacattccttctATCCCTGTGTACAGTCAATTCTTACTTGAGTATCTCGCAGTAACTACCCATGCTTTCATTCTAATtgatcatccaacattctcagcatataaaactctagtttcatttaaccttgtttacttccagaatggaacatttttagttcaatctttctacaatacaccacatgtgatgaaatgtcccaactttgagcttgcatttccaaaatttgcaagagttgcttttgtacatgttagaatgacactctTGTGTCAATTAACATCATTCTCTCCAGGTtgaattctatgatgtctatgTATAACCTTATTCCGTGAAAAGCTCtatccacactccatgcatttctatggtttctccccagtgtgagtcctttgatgtgaacgtagagttCCAATCTGAgcgaaggtctgtccacactccaggcatttatagggtttctccccagtgtgagtatgttgatgtgaacgtaggtctGAAatacgagtgaagctctgtccacactccaggcatttttagggcttctccccggtgtgagtccattgatgtgaacgtaggcctgaactatgagtgaagctctgtccacactccaggcatttatagggtttctccccagtgtgagtcctttgatgtatatgtaagcttcccttccgagtaaagttctgtccacactccaggcagttatagggtttctccccagtgtgagtcctttgatgtgaacgtaggcctgaactatgagtgaagctctgtccacactccaggcatgcatagggtttctccccagtgtgagtcctttgatgtgaatgtaggcctgaactatgagtgaagctctgtccacactccaggcatgtatagggtttctccccagtgtgagtcctttgatgtgaatgtaagtgtcccttctgagtaaagctccgtccacactccaggcatgtatagggcttttccccagtgtgagtcctttgatgtgaacgtagacctgaacaatcactgaagctctgtccacactcccggcatgtatagggtttctccccagtgtgagtcctttgatgtgaatgtaagtgtcccttctgagtaaagctctgtccacactccaggcagttatagggtttctccccagtgtgagtcctttgatgtgaacgtaggcctgaactccgagtgaagctctgtctgttgtcgaccgcactttaggggatcgggccccttaaggagagagccgatccggtcctgagggaacggaccttggcgaagccaaaaggagaatataagccgcaatacaacctgaagcctgaaatgaagaaggtccgccaagttgaaggaaaatccgccaaggagtctttattgagcaattcagctgaaaaggacgctaatagtgatcattcaatctactagcgtaacatatgtttcaaataaagccatatttatacaatgtttcggtctgacagccctttgaatttcccgcctcgcttccccgcccatctgatcgcggataggctgagaggttgaacgaggcgggctttcgtttcccgccttgctctgctggcccaatggggagccgctttttgtccctattcgggccaatcagagaggaggaggcgggagctattgagacaaagaggtgaccggacaggaaacatctgattaattctggcccagccgatttctaaaggaattaatgacacccatcaaggatgtccggggtcctgtcacgttcacagattttagatatgtctttggggtgtcagacgggaagtggtgatgggtggtgatgagccgtcattgacggccccacagggtgccttcctgcggcgtcctggcctgggatatgacaatgtttgccttgggggcgagtcacctttaggaatttggtgactcgccctatattgtccatgcgatcggaatgagattggattaaactgtggcagattatccttttgtttttgggaagggaggtctgggtcatagggctagagttcatgttggggtcataatatttcccattagatttcatgatttgacaattatatgggatagaatgaaaattaaaataaagttggaacataaaccctgctgggaagaatacatattttccggggatcccaaagagtacaaatacatataggcagatagatagatttcaaggaaataaaggagaatccataaaggtgggtgacattgcataaaggggaatcatgaatgatataaacaattgaaaacatttgatggagtttacaacatctggggagcccaatatagaagtggagttctaacagcatgatttcacaattcatgaggttatcccaacgattagaaattcatacaacagtgagtcatgagagtgtccaagtacatagaatatgacaattcacaaatacatgaggaaaaagagttcatctgtgatggggggaattcgtagagatggcatggggaagaggcacatgtgagttgtagtctttggaagtataggatttcataagttccaggggtaggtctgaggaagagtgttcttctccttcataaaatcatgaaattatgaatgaaacgtggagggcccccgtccgggcatcccctggcagctgtagagggtgagggtccttggagaactatgtctccccagcgagagagcgacccccccatccccagttcacagaaagggggtaggtatctcttaaacccattccgcgggccgcggggagaggaaaatccgggataaggcagcattttagcttggaaagagccgtcggtcccgtttgacagtcagctgttgaggtgccaaaaactggaccgattccggttctgctggttgtcttcgagtcaggagccttagaaagggttaggactaaaagaggagcgttctaggggtaattttgatagagatatgagccaatttatatcgaccgccatgttaatctatggcgggaaatctcagccggagttaaaaggacgggagagagagagagatttcatgcgaaggaaggagtcagggaaagatacaaaataaccagatagagagtgttattgttaaaataaatgctacttttattgggggattttgttacatagttcagggaaggggaaaatgaagaaaaaaaggtcttttaataatagtctgttgcggtcccgctccgttcttttggtgggtgaccggcggaactctccgctgcgttttcaaatcaatttgaaagccggggtgacggttatcatacccccactcgggagggcggggcgagatgggcggagcctatttcgcccctgccctaccgcataagcattataacctcttagcggcagcatggccatctgctgagaggggttcgaatggttctttttgcgacaaatttggaacagagcgggcaaatgcgaccagcagcagcttattattagaaggaaaaggattacagctagaaagaggagaaaacctttcctcaaccagtctaaagaagggagccaatcggtcagaaaactaaggtcgaatccagtcgtctccttaattcctgaggccaaatcattcaaaccctcgatggatttatgaatcataggagtctggtctgtcaaattaaagcagcacatgtgccttacactctcacagccatagtggtttttcaataggaggaaatcaatagctgccctgttatctaatacagcctcccgcagctcatgcatttcctttgccactgacgccaaggcttgagaggtataattgatgtttttgaccagagcgcaggccagatgctttatggccctataattcatggctgaggccactccaggagtgaacaatgcagccgccacaaattgtgggatGCCTTTTAGCACCACTGAGGGGTCACAATTTGGATCCAAgttttgaatggatcttgccttccgacccaaagagtgtgccagttctaagtcgttcttggaaggcataaaaagagacagcctacccaatgcacaattccccatggaggtattggcaggtagataaccataggctgtctgtccacacaggaaaaaccatcctgggggcaggaccaaatgggcattcagatgagacagtttttctatatgtgtgcaatttagagagttgtcaatgggaagctgatggcactcaccgatgcaggtgggtatttgaaaacaattttctgcttgaggaaCATGAGCAAGGCGGATGGTAGCCATGCCGGGCAGCTTGTCCATGGAAACTCTTCCCCAGTTTGAGAGATCTCTAtaagacatatcctttgggatgtcttggaacatggtataatttctaaaaatttccagaggttctggaatgccaattaaacaggtggaaaacaggtctgtggcaGAGGCCCCACTCGACAGGCAAAAGTCTGAGACATTTAAGGCCTTTGTGGCCAACTgctgccagaagtttactttggaagaaagccattcatacaacaccgggctagaactggcagggagagtcagagaaagaatgagaattagggttagcattttctagggttagcacgctggacagctcccagcagGGAAAGAACAGGGAGGGGAAAAAGATAGAgtgaaaattagaactcacggctcctgattcagcacgccaGACAGCTCCCAGCAGGGAACCTAAGGTGTTCAGTTCTTCCGAGCGGgagttgaagtgagggccgatttgacagctgtcaaagtgagctgtcaaatgtttgtaggtccaaatgggggtgttcccgtggtgctagagggatgggatttggaggggtcctcggagggggtcttgtgcttccgtctctggcgtttggtctttctccggacctcgggagggtgtgggtcaggacaactTGCGGGCGGcaggccctgaggaggtgttttccggaacaacaccttcaggtcgtttcccagctcagcagtccacaggtctttgtcttcctcaccgctggtgggggctggttctggttcaggagcactcttgatggatcctggcatggattccagcaccttgcaagcgatgtaggaggtcaggagggcttcgaggaggttgtgatgccatcttcaccaggcgcctcctagtgtccacagccaggtccagcacctccacccAGGAAGGGGGGGGTCCAAGGggtagagaatgcctcaagacagcaaagaaaagagatcacgtgtcccatccccactccccttcccccaagaccctaagagtggagggttagttttat
This Anolis carolinensis isolate JA03-04 unplaced genomic scaffold, rAnoCar3.1.pri scaffold_26, whole genome shotgun sequence DNA region includes the following protein-coding sequences:
- the LOC134294861 gene encoding gastrula zinc finger protein XlCGF7.1-like, with translation MATIRLAHVPQAENCFTRSSGLRSHQRTHTGEKPYNCLECGQSFTQKGHLHSHQRTHTGEKPYTCRECGQSFSDCSGLRSHQRTHTGEKPYTCLECGRSFTQKGHLHSHQRTHTGEKPYTCLECGQSFTHSSGLHSHQRTHTGEKPYACLECGQSFTHSSGLRSHQRTHTGEKPYNCLECGQNFTRKGSLHIHQRTHTGEKPYKCLECGQSFTHSSGLRSHQWTHTGEKP